The sequence CGTCGATTACAGCAGGTGGGACGCGTTCCAACGGCAGCCCGATCATCTATCGCACGCCTGAGGAAGCGGAAGCACTTGTCAGCCGCCATACTTCATGGGGGTTTCTTAGCGAGGCTGGGCTCGGTCAGGAACTCTTGCAGATGGCTCTTCGTGGTGAGCTTGCCCTGATCGATGAAGTCTTCACGGCGTTAGGTTCGACCGACCGTGACGACGTAGCGTACGAGCTCACGCTCGCGGCCACCGATGCAGACCTTGTTCAACTCGCAGGTACCAGCCCAGGCCGTCGATTACTTGACCGAGTCTTTGACGAGATGACGGCGGGAAGCGTGGCTGCCGAAGAACAGGCGCAGGCGGATCGGATTCGCCAGGTCACCACGCGCGCAACCGTCAGCGCGAGCGACTTTGATGCCGCCGCAACCTCAGGCCGAACAAAAATCTTCCCGTTTCGCCTGCCGGGTTTCACTGTATTTAACGACGCCCCGATCGAGGCGCGGCGCGTGCCGGGCGGAATTTGGGCCCATTCGTACGTGCGCGTGCTCGGCACAAGTGAGTTCCGGCGCGAAACGTCAACTCTACCGACGGACTATTTCCTCGGCGGAATCACGCTGCCTGAGAGCGAGGTCATCGGCGTTCGCCTTTACGATCAGGGCGGAATCATCCACTACACGACGCCGCTATTCCTGATCCAGCTCGCCAATGCCACGACCCAGCAGGTTCTGGAGAAGATCATTGAAGCCGCCGGAATCGGATTGACGCTCGGCACTGGTGCGTTGGCCGGTCTCGGTGTTGAGGCAACTCTGGCCGCCCGCGTGTTGCTGTGGGCTGATCGCGCGGCCTTCATCCTGGGCACGCTTACATCCGTCTTGCGTGAACATCGAAGTTGGATAATCGAGAACTTCGGCCGCGGATTCATGGATGCGGTCGATGTCGTGCATAGCGCGGTCGCGATCTACGGAATGGCCCGGATCGCCATCGAGGCGCCGCGCATGATCAGGAGCTTGAGGGACAGCTACCGCGCATTCCGCGAGGCAGCGGAAGCCCGGGGTTCCACGTTCGCGCCAGCCGAACAAACCACCATCCGCGAAGTCACCCAGAGCACGGACGAATTGATCGATCAAGTCGATAACATTCGAGGTGCACGTACGCCTGGTTCGACCGCGCCGCGAGAGACCGCGGAGCCGTTGCCCGGTACCGCCGGGCCTGAGGCGCCTGTTCCGGCGACTGAGCCCCGACCTTCGCCAACCACCGAGCCGAGCACGCCGAGCACAACGCGAGAGCCAGTTGCCGAACCATCTGCGACGGAACCGATGGCGCCCGCCGCGGCCGGCGCCCGGGGCAGCTATCGCCCGACGCAGGCGGAACTCGAAGGATATGCTGATCGGGCCTGGAGATTTCTCGGCGGACGGGGGGCTCGTCCGGCCGTGGTAGAGACGCCTCTCCCGCCGCGAACTGCGGGACGGTTTGGATCAGATCCCCCGACGATCGAGATCGGCACGGGCGCGGAAAGCGCCGGCCACGCCATCAATACTGTTTGGCACGAAGCGACGCACGGCCGACTGCGTCAAATATTCGGATTCCTGAATGAGCATTTAGGACATTCGTGGAGGCGAACTCTGCTTCGACCCCTTGATGAAATCGCCTCGTACTTCATGGGTGGCCTTGGTCGTGTCGTCCAGGGACCTACCGTGTTCAGCCGCCTGAGGGGACTTTTGGAAATGTTCGCAGCGCCATTTTCGGCATGGGGATCGATGGCCAATCTTACAGAAAGGCTACTGTGGATACCCCACATGCTGGCTTATTTGGCGGCTTTGGTCACAGCAGAAGTTCTGATTCTATTGCGTATCTTGCGACCACGTGAACCAGAACCACGTCATCCTTCCTCTACTCCGTGAGGTGCGCCGCGTTGAGCGATTGGCGCGACATCTCGCTGAGCCTGTCGATCCCGCGGAAGCGTGGGTCGCGTTCCATACGTTCACGCCGGAAAGCAAAGATGCTCCGGGATGGCTTGATCGTCTAATGGCGCCTGCTACGCATCGCGTTCGGCGAGAACCCTACGGAGACGTGGTGCGTTTTGAGCGCGATGGCTTTTTCATCACTGGCCGGGTGCCCTTCACGGGAATCGCGTTGCCCGACGGCGGTAGTGTGGTCGCGTTTCGCGCGATGGTCCGAAAGGATCTAGCACCGGTGGTACTACGCTTTGCCGCAGAGCGGCTGTGGGCTGCGCATGGTTGGAGATTTCCGGAGGATCTCACGCACCCGATGGCGTTCGCCGCCGTGCTTGAATTGGCTTTTGCGGGTGACTATCAATGCCGCTACCGCCCGACACCCGGCGCCGCAGCGAGAGAGACCGAAGGTTACTTGCCCTTGGAAGCAATCGCTCCGCCCTACTGGCGCGACGATAATGTGCAGCTCCGGTGGGGGCCGAAATCGCTAGGGTTCTATTCGGATCGGTTCGGTTGGTTTTAGTCCCCAACCCTCGGCACTCGACAGCCGCCAACGATGCTTTGGGAGGCGAATCAAACGTTGCTTGATTGCCGGTGTCACCAGAGAGACGCTGTTCAATGTGGATCGTGAAGGACGAGTGTCGGCTCTGCATCCCTAAACATAAATAAGGAATTCGCGTGGGCAATTATTTCAAAACTCAGAAGGCGCGCGTACTTCGCAAAGCTGATGCGGCGAAAGCGGAACCAGTCACCGAGACGCCGGAACTCGAGCGTAACGAAACATGGCAATCACTGGCATGGGCGCCGGTGGCCCTCCACGCAAAGCTCGCCATCAGCCGTCCTGACGACCCGGACGAGCGAGAGGCTGATCGAATTGCCGATCAGGTAATGCGGATGGCAACTCCGCAATCGGAAGTTACCCATGGCTCGACGGCTGCTCCAAGCTCACTAAGAGTGCAGCTTAAGTGCGCTCCGTGCGTCGAAGACGATGAAGAGCAAATGGTCCAACGCAAGTCTGGTGCTTCCGGGAAGGAAGAGCTGGCGCGGAAGGAACTGAGGCCGCGTGTCCCGTGGGCAACGACGTCGCCGGCTATCGTTCGCGCCGCCCTGAGCTCGCGCGCCGAACCGCTGGATCTGACGACGAGGTCATTCATGGAAGAGCGATTCGGCCGTGACTTCGGCGGCGTCCGAGTGCACACCGGAACTCAGGCCGAAGCTTCCGCGTCACAGGTTAACGCGCGCGCTTTTACCGTCGGCCGCGACATAGTTTTTGCTGCCGGTGAGTACTCGCCTGCGTCGGACCGCGGCCGCCGCTTGTTGGCTCATGAACTAACTCACGTGGCCCAGCAGGCAGCGGCCGGTTCAGGGCAAAGCCACGGTCCCGCAGGAGCAACCGCTGCACACCCACCCTCCGCAGCGCCGGCGGTCGCCCAACTTTCTGCGCCAAGAATTCAGCGTGAAGGACCTGACGACGAAGCGCCGACAGAAGGATCACTACTTTCGCCCGAGTCACTTGAAGAACTTCGTCAGAACGCAATCGAGCTTTCGTTGGATGATGAGCAGTGGCTGGCCGACAATTTTCCGGACGGCTTCACCCTGCGCCGGCAGACCGTTGATATTTTAACAATCGGCGGCAGCCGCGCTAACGGCTACAAGCTGAGAGGCGTGCAAGTGGCCGCCCCGACTCCGCTGGAGTCCGGCGTTCAGGCGTGGTTCTTTCATGTCGACAAAGGCCGCGCGATTCTCGTGAATTCTACGCGCACGGGCGAGGGCGTGATGCTCGATCTGGGAACGGGCGGCACCGGGGGCGCGGCCCGTTTGATCGAGGCGCTCGAACGAGTCATCGGCGGCGGCTTGGGCCGAGCGCCGGAACGCGCGATTGTTTCTCATACGGACGCCGATCACATGCGGGCGGGCCGCGACTTTCTTGGGACGGCAACCTTTTCGAA is a genomic window of Pyrinomonadaceae bacterium containing:
- a CDS encoding DUF4157 domain-containing protein; this encodes MFASDKKSASQQPAPAEGEKSGAQREAALNPIWRSLAFNSYPVQAKLAVSQPDDPHELEADRVADQVMRMAASPPDRPLITPLGPLEASRTCAACEENKQQFVQRKCAGCEEEEEGQRLQRQTSAGTTARPAVPWQLLGTLGAGGQPLDRATRSFFEPRFGRDFSGVRVHTGGAAEQSARDVQAKAYTVGSDIVFSANRFAPTTTEGKRLLAHELTHVAQSPSITAGGTRSNGSPIIYRTPEEAEALVSRHTSWGFLSEAGLGQELLQMALRGELALIDEVFTALGSTDRDDVAYELTLAATDADLVQLAGTSPGRRLLDRVFDEMTAGSVAAEEQAQADRIRQVTTRATVSASDFDAAATSGRTKIFPFRLPGFTVFNDAPIEARRVPGGIWAHSYVRVLGTSEFRRETSTLPTDYFLGGITLPESEVIGVRLYDQGGIIHYTTPLFLIQLANATTQQVLEKIIEAAGIGLTLGTGALAGLGVEATLAARVLLWADRAAFILGTLTSVLREHRSWIIENFGRGFMDAVDVVHSAVAIYGMARIAIEAPRMIRSLRDSYRAFREAAEARGSTFAPAEQTTIREVTQSTDELIDQVDNIRGARTPGSTAPRETAEPLPGTAGPEAPVPATEPRPSPTTEPSTPSTTREPVAEPSATEPMAPAAAGARGSYRPTQAELEGYADRAWRFLGGRGARPAVVETPLPPRTAGRFGSDPPTIEIGTGAESAGHAINTVWHEATHGRLRQIFGFLNEHLGHSWRRTLLRPLDEIASYFMGGLGRVVQGPTVFSRLRGLLEMFAAPFSAWGSMANLTERLLWIPHMLAYLAALVTAEVLILLRILRPREPEPRHPSSTP